From one Pseudomonas sp. S35 genomic stretch:
- a CDS encoding fe2+ zn2+ uptake regulation protein: MYNPPVPMEGHSTAADANFGSGTQAFGKAPEQQGNQRIRHLLKSFGLRTSLIRLKVIDALLTAADNQRTLGVRGVHSHLLELDIPLSFLSVREVLKRLCSEGVITLNADKSYSLHEEAAKVLEGRA; the protein is encoded by the coding sequence ATGTACAACCCGCCAGTGCCCATGGAAGGACATTCAACGGCCGCCGATGCCAATTTCGGCAGCGGCACGCAAGCGTTCGGCAAAGCGCCCGAACAGCAAGGCAACCAGCGTATTCGCCATCTGCTCAAGAGTTTCGGTCTGCGCACCAGCCTGATTCGGCTGAAGGTCATCGACGCCCTGCTCACTGCGGCCGACAACCAGCGCACCCTGGGGGTACGCGGAGTGCACAGCCATTTACTTGAGCTGGACATCCCGCTGTCGTTCCTGAGTGTGCGCGAAGTGCTCAAGCGCCTGTGCAGTGAGGGCGTGATAACCCTCAATGCCGATAAGAGCTACAGCCTCCACGAAGAGGCTGCCAAAGTGCTCGAAGGTCGCGCCTGA
- a CDS encoding LysR family transcriptional regulator → MDRFNAMRVFTRIVELGGFAKAADNLQLPRASVTVLIKQLEAHLGVQLLQRTTRQVSPTLDGAAYYQRCVQLLTDLEETEAVFCAQRQNPRGTLNIDMPAGIGRYLVIPALPAFTARYPQIELEIGLNDRPVDLIREGVDCVLRGGLALDESLVARPLAMMDQITLASPIYLARMGVPDTFDDLARHQMVEYVSSASGKRFGLEFERGNEVCAVNLPKRVAVNSADGYFCACEAGYGLIQAPYYHAVQRLAEGTLVEVMPQLAVPKMALTALYPPHRQLSQRVRVFVDWLVELCAQPGNGLHR, encoded by the coding sequence TTGGATCGTTTTAACGCGATGCGCGTGTTTACCCGGATCGTTGAGCTGGGCGGTTTTGCCAAGGCCGCCGACAACCTGCAATTACCGCGTGCTTCGGTGACTGTGCTGATCAAGCAACTGGAAGCTCATCTCGGCGTACAGCTGTTGCAGCGCACCACGCGTCAGGTCAGCCCGACCCTGGACGGTGCCGCGTATTACCAACGCTGTGTGCAGTTACTGACGGACCTGGAAGAAACCGAAGCGGTGTTCTGCGCCCAGCGCCAGAACCCACGCGGCACTTTGAACATTGATATGCCGGCGGGTATTGGGCGTTACCTGGTGATTCCAGCATTACCGGCATTCACCGCTCGTTACCCGCAGATCGAGCTGGAAATCGGCCTGAACGACCGCCCCGTGGACCTGATTCGCGAAGGCGTGGATTGCGTGTTGCGTGGTGGGTTGGCGCTGGATGAGTCGCTGGTGGCAAGGCCGCTGGCAATGATGGATCAAATCACCCTGGCCAGCCCCATATACCTCGCACGCATGGGGGTGCCCGACACCTTCGACGACTTGGCTCGCCACCAGATGGTCGAATACGTTTCCAGCGCCAGTGGCAAACGGTTTGGCCTGGAGTTTGAACGGGGTAACGAGGTGTGCGCGGTCAACTTGCCGAAGAGGGTCGCGGTCAACAGTGCAGATGGCTATTTCTGCGCCTGCGAGGCCGGGTATGGGTTGATCCAGGCGCCGTACTATCACGCCGTGCAGCGCTTGGCCGAGGGCACTCTGGTCGAAGTGATGCCACAGTTGGCCGTGCCGAAAATGGCCCTGACCGCGCTGTACCCCCCGCACCGCCAGTTGTCGCAGCGGGTCAGGGTGTTTGTGGATTGGTTGGTCGAGCTATGCGCGCAGCCCGGCAACGGGTTGCATCGCTAG
- a CDS encoding aldo/keto reductase, which yields MHTRQLGKNGPRISAIGLGCMGMTDFYTPGSDTREATATLHRALELGVNFLDTADMYGPHSNEQLIGNAIAGKRDQVFLASKFGIVRDPANPTVRGVNGRPEYIRESINGTLQRLGVETLDLYYQHRIDPQVAIEETVGAMAELVKQGKVRYLGLSEASAATLERAHKVHPIRALQSEYSLWSRDQQQNGCLAACQRLGVAFVPYSPLGRGFLTGALKSPEDFGADDYRRTNPRFQGENFVKNLLLVEQVQTLAADKGITAGQLALAWVLAQGDYLIPIPGTKQRRYLEENVAAVSISLSPGELAALDAIFPAEATAGQRYPEDVMRMLNI from the coding sequence ATGCACACTCGTCAACTCGGCAAAAACGGTCCACGTATTTCAGCCATCGGCCTCGGCTGCATGGGCATGACGGATTTCTACACGCCAGGCAGCGACACCCGCGAAGCCACTGCCACCCTGCACCGCGCCCTGGAGTTGGGTGTCAATTTTCTCGACACTGCCGACATGTACGGCCCCCACAGTAATGAGCAACTGATCGGCAACGCCATTGCCGGCAAGCGCGACCAGGTGTTCCTGGCCAGCAAGTTCGGCATCGTGCGCGACCCAGCCAACCCGACAGTGCGCGGCGTGAATGGCCGCCCCGAGTACATCCGCGAGTCAATCAACGGCACCTTGCAGCGCCTGGGCGTGGAAACCCTCGACCTTTACTACCAACACCGCATTGACCCGCAGGTAGCCATCGAAGAAACCGTCGGTGCTATGGCCGAATTGGTAAAACAGGGCAAGGTGCGTTACCTGGGCCTGAGCGAAGCCAGCGCCGCCACCCTGGAAAGGGCGCATAAGGTGCACCCGATCAGGGCCCTGCAAAGCGAATACTCGCTGTGGAGCCGCGATCAGCAACAAAACGGCTGCCTTGCTGCGTGCCAGCGCTTGGGGGTCGCGTTTGTGCCCTATAGCCCACTGGGGCGCGGCTTTCTGACCGGCGCGCTGAAAAGTCCGGAGGATTTTGGCGCCGATGACTATCGCCGGACCAATCCGCGTTTCCAGGGCGAGAATTTCGTGAAAAACCTGCTGCTGGTGGAGCAGGTGCAGACGCTGGCGGCAGATAAAGGCATAACAGCCGGGCAACTGGCGCTGGCGTGGGTGCTGGCGCAAGGCGACTACCTCATCCCGATCCCCGGCACCAAGCAACGCAGGTACCTCGAAGAGAATGTGGCGGCCGTGTCGATCAGCCTCAGCCCGGGTGAGCTGGCGGCGTTGGACGCGATCTTCCCCGCCGAGGCCACGGCCGGCCAGCGTTACCCAGAAGACGTCATGCGGATGCTGAATATCTGA